One Terriglobales bacterium DNA segment encodes these proteins:
- the dusB gene encoding tRNA dihydrouridine synthase DusB gives DTVFRRFIRNLGGCGLIMTEFTSADGVLRARDKKAKRYLHFYDDEHPISAQLFGGEPQVMADAARLCQDLGFDLVDLNLGCPARKVVKCTAGSGLLRDLPRIRRIFEAVRAAVTVPFTVKYRAGWNDEEIICVELGKLAEECGLNAVALHARTREQGYSGQARWEWITAVREAVRIPVIGNGDIRAPEDAAAMVAQTGCHAVMIGRTAPSNPWIFRQIAQFTATGRYDQPTDQDRYLMIRTYFRMLVEEQMPGAAGKMKQFASWFTHGVHGGATLRKAVYEAKTEQEILECVEQFFECRIEN, from the coding sequence GACACCGTCTTCCGCCGCTTCATCCGCAACCTGGGCGGCTGCGGCCTGATCATGACCGAGTTCACCTCCGCCGACGGCGTGCTCCGCGCCCGCGACAAGAAGGCCAAGCGTTACCTCCACTTCTACGACGACGAGCACCCCATCTCGGCGCAGCTCTTCGGGGGCGAGCCCCAGGTGATGGCCGACGCCGCCCGCCTCTGCCAGGACTTGGGCTTCGACCTGGTGGACCTCAACCTGGGCTGCCCCGCGCGCAAAGTCGTGAAGTGCACCGCCGGGAGCGGTCTGCTGCGCGACCTGCCCCGCATCCGCCGCATCTTCGAGGCGGTGCGCGCGGCCGTGACCGTGCCTTTCACCGTGAAGTACCGCGCCGGCTGGAACGACGAGGAGATCATCTGCGTGGAATTGGGCAAGCTGGCCGAAGAGTGCGGGCTGAACGCGGTGGCGCTGCACGCCCGCACCCGCGAGCAGGGCTATAGCGGCCAGGCGCGCTGGGAGTGGATCACCGCGGTGCGCGAGGCGGTCCGCATCCCGGTGATCGGCAACGGCGACATCCGTGCCCCCGAGGACGCCGCCGCCATGGTGGCGCAGACCGGCTGCCACGCGGTGATGATCGGGCGCACCGCCCCCTCCAATCCCTGGATCTTCCGGCAGATCGCGCAGTTCACCGCCACCGGCCGCTACGACCAGCCCACCGACCAGGACCGCTACCTCATGATCCGCACCTACTTCCGCATGCTGGTGGAGGAGCAGATGCCGGGGGCGGCCGGCAAGATGAAGCAGTTCGCCTCCTGGTTCACCCACGGGGTGCACGGCGGCGCCACTCTGCGCAAGGCCGTCTACGAAGCCAAGACCGAGCAGGAGATCCTGGAGTGCGTGGAGCAGTTCTTCGAATGCAGAATTGAGAATTGA